Proteins encoded together in one Gemmatimonadota bacterium DH-78 window:
- the ispF gene encoding 2-C-methyl-D-erythritol 2,4-cyclodiphosphate synthase, whose product MRVGLGYDSHRFDPARPLILGGVPISGHPGLSGHSDGDAVCHAVTDAILGAAGAGDIGSHFPPSDDQWKDADSVELLRTAVDILERENYQVVNIDVVVICETPKIGPVAAAMREVLGEALRIGPGFVSIKGKTNERMGWTGSGQGLAVHAVALVDRVPQSGDPGAD is encoded by the coding sequence GTGCGCGTCGGCCTCGGGTACGACTCCCATCGCTTCGATCCGGCACGCCCCCTGATTCTCGGGGGCGTGCCGATATCGGGGCACCCCGGGCTCTCCGGACACTCCGACGGCGACGCCGTCTGTCACGCGGTCACCGACGCCATTCTCGGCGCGGCGGGAGCGGGCGACATCGGGAGCCACTTTCCGCCTTCCGACGATCAGTGGAAGGATGCGGACTCGGTCGAGCTCCTGCGCACGGCGGTCGACATCCTGGAGCGCGAGAACTACCAGGTGGTCAACATCGACGTCGTGGTGATCTGCGAGACGCCGAAGATCGGTCCGGTGGCTGCCGCCATGCGCGAGGTGCTCGGCGAAGCGCTTCGGATCGGTCCCGGCTTCGTGTCGATCAAAGGCAAGACGAACGAGCGCATGGGGTGGACCGGATCGGGCCAGGGACTGGCGGTCCACGCGGTCGCCCTCGTCGACCGGGTGCCCCAGTCCGGGGACCCGGGCGCGGACTGA
- a CDS encoding MBL fold metallo-hydrolase gives MLHRSPLLALGLLLAAACSGGDADAPDGEGPAADAPVADAAADQQVRTADPYARGYTDDDFPRVQELAPGVYSYEQLRSAGEERFTTVSLFVVTDEGVLVADGQGSLDETERMIEAIAGITDQPITDVVVASDHGDHTAGNAAFPETARVYAHPTSAEALRAMAGVAGADAPVRPATHLVEEREALTLGGRQIEILFLGRAHTGGDLVVHLPEEKILFMSEAYLHRIFPAMRTAHPSEWVEMIERAQSMDVDIYVPGHGFVDSPAILAEELEVFQDAIRQVNAEARRLHEAGVPLEEAQEQATFGDLESWSLRDSQGARAIQQVYAELNGELAGASR, from the coding sequence ATGCTCCATCGCTCCCCCCTTCTCGCCCTCGGACTTCTTCTCGCCGCCGCCTGTTCGGGTGGCGACGCCGACGCTCCGGATGGCGAGGGGCCCGCTGCCGACGCCCCGGTCGCCGACGCGGCCGCCGATCAGCAGGTCCGCACGGCCGACCCCTATGCGCGCGGCTACACCGACGACGACTTCCCCCGGGTGCAGGAACTCGCGCCGGGGGTGTACAGCTACGAGCAGCTGCGCTCGGCGGGCGAGGAGCGGTTCACCACCGTCAGTCTCTTCGTGGTCACCGACGAGGGGGTGCTCGTGGCCGACGGCCAGGGGAGTCTCGACGAGACGGAGCGCATGATCGAGGCGATCGCGGGCATCACCGACCAGCCGATCACCGATGTGGTGGTCGCCTCCGATCACGGCGACCACACCGCCGGCAATGCGGCTTTTCCCGAGACGGCCCGCGTCTATGCGCACCCGACCTCGGCCGAGGCGCTCCGGGCCATGGCGGGCGTGGCCGGCGCCGATGCGCCCGTGCGGCCCGCCACGCATCTGGTGGAGGAGCGCGAGGCGCTCACTCTCGGGGGGCGGCAGATCGAGATTCTCTTTCTCGGCCGTGCCCACACGGGGGGAGACCTCGTGGTGCACCTGCCCGAGGAGAAGATTCTGTTCATGAGTGAGGCCTACCTCCACCGCATCTTCCCGGCGATGCGCACGGCGCATCCGTCCGAGTGGGTGGAGATGATCGAGCGCGCGCAGTCGATGGACGTCGACATCTACGTGCCGGGCCACGGCTTCGTCGACAGCCCCGCGATCCTGGCCGAGGAGCTCGAGGTCTTCCAGGACGCGATCCGGCAGGTGAATGCCGAAGCGCGCCGACTTCACGAGGCGGGAGTCCCCCTGGAAGAGGCGCAGGAGCAGGCCACCTTCGGCGACCTCGAGTCGTGGTCGCTCCGGGACAGTCAGGGTGCACGGGCGATCCAGCAGGTGTACGCCGAACTGAACGGCGAGCTGGCGGGAGCGTCGCGATGA
- a CDS encoding aminotransferase class I/II-fold pyridoxal phosphate-dependent enzyme: MTSLHSSVVPGSRDRLGNDPIFALNAEAARRRAAGESILNATLGALMDDDGRLCTLPTVLETMARVQDHTAGYAPISGLPAFRAAVLHDLFAGTELAARAVAVSTPGGTGAVYEAVQNFLERGQQMLAPSFFWGPYRAIAAHTGRSIDTFPMFTSDGAFDVDALAAGLDAHLERQGRALLVLNSPCHNPTGYSLDDAEWARVAEVVTAAGHRAPVTVLVDAAYMDFGGELARSWVQAVPALMEAATVLVAWTASKSLAQYGARVGALVGLHRDPSELSQIDNALGYSCRATWSNCNHAGQVGVTELLTDDALRARVGAERSGLLTLLRDRIEVFNRHVDATGIPTPRYDAGFFVSVLTPDEERAAARMRELGVYGVPVPGGIRIALCSTPAAAIPRLVEAIEAGVAAGAT; the protein is encoded by the coding sequence ATGACCTCGCTCCACAGCTCGGTCGTGCCCGGCTCGCGCGACCGCCTCGGCAACGATCCCATCTTCGCGCTGAATGCGGAGGCGGCCCGGCGCCGGGCTGCGGGGGAGTCGATTCTCAATGCCACCCTCGGCGCCCTCATGGATGACGACGGCCGGCTGTGCACCCTGCCCACGGTGCTCGAGACGATGGCGCGGGTGCAGGATCACACGGCCGGATACGCCCCCATCTCCGGGCTCCCCGCCTTCCGTGCGGCGGTGCTTCACGACCTCTTCGCGGGCACCGAGCTCGCGGCGCGGGCGGTGGCGGTCTCCACACCGGGCGGCACCGGGGCCGTGTACGAGGCGGTGCAGAACTTCCTGGAGAGAGGGCAGCAGATGCTCGCGCCCAGCTTCTTCTGGGGCCCGTATCGCGCCATCGCGGCCCACACGGGGCGCTCGATCGACACCTTTCCGATGTTCACCTCGGACGGTGCCTTCGACGTCGACGCGCTCGCGGCCGGGCTCGACGCGCACCTCGAGCGGCAGGGGCGCGCGCTGCTCGTGCTGAACTCTCCCTGCCACAATCCCACCGGCTACTCACTCGACGACGCCGAGTGGGCGCGGGTGGCCGAAGTGGTCACGGCGGCGGGGCACCGCGCACCGGTGACCGTGCTCGTCGACGCGGCCTACATGGACTTCGGCGGCGAACTCGCCCGCAGCTGGGTACAGGCCGTCCCGGCCCTGATGGAGGCCGCGACAGTGCTCGTGGCGTGGACCGCCTCCAAGAGCCTGGCCCAATACGGGGCGCGGGTCGGGGCGCTGGTGGGACTCCATCGCGATCCCTCGGAGCTGTCGCAGATCGACAACGCGCTCGGCTACTCCTGCCGCGCCACCTGGTCGAACTGCAATCACGCGGGGCAGGTGGGGGTGACGGAACTGCTGACCGACGATGCACTGCGGGCGCGGGTCGGCGCGGAGCGGTCGGGGCTGCTGACGCTCCTCCGGGACCGGATCGAGGTCTTCAACCGACACGTCGACGCGACCGGAATCCCGACCCCGCGGTACGACGCGGGCTTCTTCGTCTCGGTGCTCACACCCGACGAGGAGCGCGCGGCGGCGCGGATGCGGGAGCTCGGGGTGTACGGGGTGCCGGTGCCCGGCGGGATCCGCATCGCCCTGTGCTCGACCCCGGCGGCCGCGATTCCTCGTCTGGTGGAGGCCATCGAGGCGGGGGTAGCGGCCGGCGCGACATGA
- the fabF gene encoding beta-ketoacyl-ACP synthase II has product MGAVTPVGNDVSTAWSALLAGKSGGGPITQFDATEDYPTRVACEVKDFDASHVIDRKEVRRYDRFAQFGIVASAEALADAGVPADPSEVVDPTRFGVIFGSGIGGISTFEEQHRIMLERGPRRVSPFFVPMFIPDIAAGLISIQFGAKGPNYATVSACASSAHAIGDAFRVIARGDADLMIAGGTEATITPMTVAGFAAMKAMTTRNDEPETASRPFDAERDGFVIGEGSGALVLESLEHALARGATIHGEVVGYGATGDAYHITSPPPEHLGAQDAMRLALADAGLEASQVDYVNAHGTSTPVNDEHETIAVKAVLGDRAREIVMSSTKSMTGHLLGASGAVEAIVCAKVMQEGRIPPTINFSTPDPTCDLDYAHDGMVEREVAVSLSNSFGFGGHNVCLALRRWDG; this is encoded by the coding sequence ATGGGCGCGGTCACGCCGGTGGGCAACGATGTGTCCACCGCGTGGTCCGCCCTGCTCGCCGGTAAGAGCGGCGGCGGGCCGATCACGCAGTTCGACGCGACGGAGGACTACCCGACGCGCGTCGCCTGCGAGGTGAAGGACTTCGACGCCTCGCATGTGATCGACCGCAAGGAGGTGCGCCGTTACGACCGGTTCGCCCAGTTCGGGATCGTGGCTTCGGCGGAGGCTCTGGCCGACGCCGGGGTCCCGGCCGATCCGTCCGAAGTGGTCGATCCGACCCGCTTCGGCGTGATCTTCGGGAGTGGCATCGGAGGCATCAGCACCTTCGAAGAGCAGCATCGGATCATGTTGGAGCGGGGGCCCCGTCGGGTGAGTCCCTTCTTCGTGCCGATGTTCATTCCCGACATCGCCGCGGGGTTGATCAGCATCCAGTTCGGTGCCAAGGGTCCGAACTACGCCACCGTGTCGGCGTGTGCCTCGTCGGCGCATGCCATCGGCGACGCCTTCCGGGTGATCGCGCGCGGGGATGCGGATCTGATGATCGCCGGAGGGACCGAGGCGACCATCACCCCGATGACGGTGGCCGGCTTCGCCGCGATGAAGGCGATGACCACCCGCAACGACGAGCCGGAGACGGCCAGTCGTCCGTTCGACGCGGAGCGCGACGGCTTCGTGATCGGCGAGGGGTCGGGTGCGCTGGTGCTCGAGAGTCTGGAGCACGCGCTGGCCCGGGGAGCCACGATTCACGGCGAGGTGGTCGGCTACGGCGCCACCGGCGACGCGTATCACATCACGTCGCCGCCGCCCGAGCACCTCGGGGCCCAGGATGCCATGCGCCTCGCGCTGGCCGACGCGGGTCTGGAGGCGTCTCAGGTGGACTACGTGAACGCGCACGGCACCTCCACCCCGGTCAACGACGAGCACGAAACCATCGCGGTGAAGGCCGTGCTCGGCGACCGGGCGCGCGAGATCGTCATGAGTTCCACCAAGTCGATGACCGGGCACCTGCTCGGCGCATCGGGAGCGGTGGAGGCGATCGTGTGCGCGAAGGTGATGCAGGAGGGCCGCATTCCGCCCACGATCAACTTCAGCACCCCCGATCCCACCTGCGATCTCGACTATGCGCACGACGGCATGGTCGAGCGCGAGGTGGCGGTCTCCCTCAGCAACTCCTTCGGATTCGGCGGGCACAACGTGTGTCTCGCCCTCCGGAGGTGGGACGGCTGA
- the fabG gene encoding 3-oxoacyl-ACP reductase FabG, with translation MMERELEGHIALVTGGSRGIGRAIAQTLAEGGARVAVVARNAEGAERAAAELPGDGHAGYACDVADGDTVNEVVARIADELGAVSILVNNAGVTRDNLLLRMKEDDWSTVMDVNLKGAFHTVKAVAKGMMKRREGAIINVTSVVGLMGNAGQANYAASKAGLVGFTKSVARELASRGIRCNAVAPGYIRTDMTADLGDSQTEALQSGIPLQRLGEPEDISAVVRFLAGPGARYITGQVLAVDGGMVM, from the coding sequence ATGATGGAGCGCGAACTCGAAGGACACATCGCTCTGGTCACCGGGGGATCCCGGGGCATCGGGCGCGCCATCGCCCAGACCCTCGCCGAGGGCGGGGCTCGCGTGGCGGTGGTGGCGCGCAACGCCGAGGGGGCCGAGCGCGCCGCGGCCGAACTGCCGGGTGACGGCCATGCCGGCTACGCCTGCGACGTGGCCGACGGCGACACCGTGAACGAGGTGGTGGCCCGTATCGCCGACGAGCTGGGTGCGGTCTCGATCCTGGTCAACAACGCCGGGGTCACCCGCGACAACCTTCTCCTCCGCATGAAAGAGGACGACTGGTCGACGGTGATGGACGTCAACCTCAAGGGAGCCTTCCACACCGTGAAGGCCGTCGCCAAGGGGATGATGAAGCGCCGCGAAGGTGCGATCATCAACGTCACCTCGGTGGTGGGGCTCATGGGCAATGCCGGGCAGGCGAACTACGCTGCGTCGAAGGCCGGGCTCGTGGGATTCACCAAGTCCGTGGCCCGGGAGCTCGCCTCCCGGGGGATCCGGTGCAACGCCGTCGCACCGGGCTACATCCGAACCGACATGACGGCGGATCTGGGCGACTCCCAGACCGAAGCTCTGCAGTCGGGAATCCCGCTGCAGCGGCTGGGTGAACCCGAAGACATCTCGGCGGTCGTGCGCTTTCTCGCCGGCCCCGGGGCACGCTACATTACCGGCCAGGTTCTCGCCGTCGACGGCGGGATGGTCATGTGA
- a CDS encoding DedA family protein produces the protein MSDVLDLLATLPGWAVYLLLAGGAAIENLVPPIPADTFVVVGGLLASRGVVDVWLAGFLTGFANIAGALVVYWMGRRHGRTFFEHGLGRWVLRPGQIRRIERFYRRWGTHAVFFARFLPGLRAVVPAFAGITHQGFWKTAIPIAVASSLWYGTLIWLGTIAGRNLAAVEGWLANANRTLLGVALVLVALIGWWWWSTRHDHGERAHEADAGEGE, from the coding sequence GTGTCCGACGTTCTCGATCTGCTCGCCACCCTGCCGGGGTGGGCCGTCTACCTGCTGCTCGCGGGGGGCGCGGCGATCGAGAATCTGGTGCCCCCCATTCCCGCCGACACCTTCGTGGTGGTGGGCGGACTGCTCGCATCGCGCGGGGTGGTGGACGTCTGGCTCGCGGGCTTTCTGACGGGTTTCGCCAACATCGCAGGGGCCCTCGTCGTCTACTGGATGGGCCGCCGCCACGGGCGCACCTTCTTCGAGCACGGCCTCGGGCGCTGGGTGCTGCGGCCGGGCCAGATCCGGCGCATCGAGCGCTTCTACCGGCGCTGGGGCACCCACGCCGTCTTCTTCGCGCGATTCCTTCCGGGACTCCGGGCCGTCGTGCCCGCCTTCGCCGGTATCACGCACCAGGGATTCTGGAAGACCGCCATCCCCATCGCCGTGGCGTCGAGCCTCTGGTACGGCACCCTGATCTGGCTCGGAACCATCGCCGGCCGCAATCTCGCGGCCGTCGAGGGATGGCTCGCCAATGCCAACCGCACTCTCCTCGGGGTGGCCCTGGTGCTGGTCGCACTCATCGGCTGGTGGTGGTGGTCCACCCGCCACGATCACGGGGAGCGCGCGCACGAGGCCGACGCGGGCGAGGGCGAATGA
- a CDS encoding NAD+ synthase, producing the protein MTVSSSPRSRSPLRLALEQFHPEKARPESNLERIRERLTEHREESDLVVFPEAALSGYFLEGGVAESARTAEEVALGLGAAPPGAPDVVVGFYERWRRRLYNAVGYFEVDGEGGYRPAHVHRKLFLPTYGVFDEDRFLETGRSVRPVDTRFGRIGILVCEDFWHSLPATILALSGAELIVVASASPARDFRPGGAAWPGGSEADARGGRAAASEDDAGGGWPAASEDDAGGGRPAGGQPANLARWSRLASGTAEEHGVFVAVSQLVGSEGGKLFPGGSMVVGPEGELISRGPLLDEGTVRATLDGVSIERVRARTPLLADLEQMLPHLQHSLERSTRSGRWRGRRGHGHRRGGAGGDFAGLRGSGEAGEPSPIVSTDPAVLDLDLDLVETALVRFIQDEVQRRRGFERVVIGVSGGVDSAVSLFLACRALGPENVFGFRLPYATSSADSLAHAELALEATGAHARTIEITGPVDAYLDAFEAEADGRRRGNVMARTRAVILFDQSAGLRALPLGTGNKSERLLGYYTWHADDSPPINPLGDLLKTQVWALARHLGVPEEIISKPASADLIQGVHDEHELGIGYPEADPILHWLVQGYTVDDLVRSGFDEGQVDLVHRRLSSTHWKRELPTVAMLSSSAIGAFYLRPVDY; encoded by the coding sequence ATGACCGTTTCGTCCTCCCCGAGGAGCCGTTCCCCGCTGCGTCTGGCGCTCGAGCAGTTCCACCCGGAGAAGGCCCGGCCGGAGTCGAATCTGGAGCGCATCCGCGAGCGGCTGACCGAGCACCGCGAGGAGAGCGACCTCGTGGTCTTTCCCGAAGCCGCCCTGTCGGGCTACTTCCTCGAAGGCGGGGTGGCCGAGTCGGCGCGCACCGCCGAGGAGGTGGCGCTCGGCCTGGGCGCCGCGCCTCCCGGGGCACCCGATGTGGTGGTCGGCTTCTACGAGCGCTGGCGCCGTCGGCTCTACAACGCCGTGGGCTACTTCGAGGTCGACGGAGAGGGCGGCTACCGGCCCGCGCACGTACACCGCAAGCTGTTCCTGCCCACCTACGGGGTGTTCGACGAGGACCGGTTTCTCGAGACGGGTCGCTCGGTACGTCCGGTCGACACGCGCTTCGGCCGCATCGGCATTCTCGTGTGCGAGGACTTCTGGCACAGTCTGCCGGCCACGATTCTCGCGCTCTCCGGGGCCGAGCTCATCGTGGTGGCCAGCGCCTCTCCGGCCCGCGATTTCCGGCCCGGGGGCGCGGCGTGGCCCGGGGGGAGCGAGGCCGACGCGAGGGGCGGTCGGGCCGCCGCGAGTGAGGACGACGCCGGGGGCGGTTGGCCCGCCGCGAGTGAGGACGACGCCGGGGGCGGTCGGCCCGCCGGTGGGCAGCCGGCCAATCTCGCGCGGTGGAGTCGACTCGCCTCCGGCACCGCCGAGGAGCACGGGGTGTTCGTGGCGGTCTCGCAGCTGGTGGGTTCGGAGGGCGGCAAGCTCTTTCCCGGCGGGTCGATGGTGGTCGGTCCCGAGGGCGAACTGATTTCTCGGGGACCCCTCCTCGACGAAGGCACCGTGCGGGCGACGCTCGACGGGGTGTCGATCGAGCGGGTGCGGGCGCGGACGCCGCTTCTCGCCGACCTCGAGCAGATGCTGCCGCATCTGCAGCACTCGCTCGAGCGGTCGACCCGGAGCGGGCGCTGGCGGGGCCGGCGGGGCCACGGCCATCGGCGCGGAGGGGCCGGCGGCGATTTCGCGGGACTGCGCGGAAGCGGCGAGGCGGGCGAACCGTCGCCCATCGTCTCCACCGACCCGGCGGTGCTCGATCTCGACCTCGATCTGGTCGAGACGGCGCTGGTGCGCTTCATCCAGGACGAGGTTCAGCGGCGTCGCGGCTTCGAACGGGTGGTGATCGGGGTGTCGGGCGGGGTGGACTCGGCGGTGTCGCTCTTCCTGGCCTGCCGGGCCCTCGGGCCGGAAAACGTCTTCGGCTTCCGGCTGCCGTACGCCACCTCGAGCGCGGACAGTCTGGCGCACGCCGAGCTGGCCCTCGAGGCGACCGGCGCCCACGCCCGCACGATCGAGATCACCGGGCCGGTCGACGCCTACCTCGACGCCTTCGAGGCGGAGGCCGACGGGCGCCGTCGGGGCAACGTCATGGCGCGCACGCGCGCCGTGATCCTCTTCGACCAGTCGGCGGGACTGCGCGCTCTGCCGCTGGGGACCGGCAACAAGAGCGAGCGGCTGCTGGGCTACTACACCTGGCACGCCGACGACTCGCCCCCGATCAACCCGCTCGGCGACCTGCTGAAGACACAGGTGTGGGCCTTGGCCCGGCACCTGGGCGTGCCCGAGGAGATCATCTCCAAGCCCGCCTCCGCCGACCTGATTCAGGGTGTGCACGACGAGCACGAACTCGGGATCGGCTACCCGGAGGCCGATCCCATCCTGCACTGGCTGGTTCAGGGCTACACCGTCGACGATCTGGTGCGCAGCGGCTTCGACGAGGGGCAGGTGGACCTGGTGCACCGGCGGCTCTCGAGCACCCACTGGAAGCGCGAGCTGCCGACGGTGGCGATGCTGTCGTCTTCGGCGATCGGCGCCTTCTACCTGCGCCCGGTGGACTACTGA
- a CDS encoding acyl carrier protein → MSDAESKVREIIINELGVEPEKVTDDASFVEDLGADSLDTVELVMAFEEEFGFDIPDEDAETLRTVGDAIRYMNKRSAESN, encoded by the coding sequence ATGTCCGACGCCGAATCCAAGGTCCGTGAGATCATCATCAACGAGCTGGGCGTCGAGCCCGAAAAGGTTACCGACGACGCTTCGTTCGTAGAGGACCTTGGCGCCGATTCCCTGGACACCGTCGAGCTGGTGATGGCGTTCGAGGAAGAGTTCGGATTCGACATCCCCGACGAGGACGCCGAGACGCTCCGCACGGTGGGTGACGCGATCCGCTACATGAACAAGCGATCCGCGGAGTCCAACTGA
- the xerD gene encoding site-specific tyrosine recombinase XerD — MSAAPSPDDGARRRFHLEPFADHLAFERGLSARTLDAYRRDLGRFLVFLRDCGVSEPREVTAHHLRDFTYRLKDDGLAPTSIRRAQSALRTYFDFCLAEGLADDDPTEHLESPKMWRRLPDVLGRDEVVRLIESPDPEHRMYWRDRAILEVLYSSGLRVSELTGLALSAVDFDDEILLVRGKGSKERLVPLGGPARRAVERYLREVRPGLDRGRGEGRVFLTARGRPLSRQTVWNVVKAATEAAGIQRAVSPHTLRHTFATHLLEGGADLAAVQELLGHVDIATTQIYTHVDRGWLREVHRAHHPRGVRG; from the coding sequence ATGAGTGCGGCGCCGTCCCCCGACGACGGTGCACGTCGCCGCTTCCACCTCGAGCCCTTCGCCGACCATCTGGCCTTCGAACGGGGCCTCTCGGCGCGCACGCTCGACGCCTACCGGCGCGATCTGGGCCGTTTTCTGGTGTTTCTCCGCGACTGTGGTGTGAGCGAGCCGAGAGAGGTCACGGCGCACCACCTTCGCGACTTCACCTATCGCCTCAAGGACGACGGCCTCGCCCCGACCTCGATCCGACGGGCGCAGTCGGCGCTTCGCACGTACTTCGACTTCTGCCTCGCCGAGGGTCTCGCCGACGACGACCCCACGGAGCACCTGGAGTCGCCGAAAATGTGGCGTCGGCTTCCCGACGTGCTCGGGCGCGACGAGGTGGTGCGCCTGATCGAGTCGCCCGATCCCGAGCACCGGATGTACTGGCGCGATCGCGCGATCCTCGAAGTGCTGTACTCGTCGGGACTTCGGGTGTCAGAGCTCACCGGGCTCGCTCTGTCGGCGGTGGACTTCGACGACGAGATCCTGCTGGTGCGGGGCAAGGGGTCGAAGGAGCGCCTGGTGCCGCTGGGCGGTCCCGCGAGGCGGGCCGTCGAGCGCTATCTGCGCGAGGTCCGCCCTGGACTCGACCGGGGGCGGGGCGAGGGGCGGGTGTTTCTGACCGCGCGGGGGCGGCCGCTCAGCCGGCAGACCGTGTGGAACGTGGTGAAGGCGGCCACGGAGGCGGCCGGTATCCAGCGCGCGGTATCACCGCACACCCTGCGTCATACCTTCGCCACCCACCTGCTCGAGGGCGGCGCGGATCTGGCTGCCGTGCAGGAACTGCTGGGCCACGTCGACATCGCCACCACCCAGATCTACACGCACGTCGACCGCGGCTGGCTGCGCGAGGTGCATCGGGCGCACCACCCGCGCGGCGTGCGGGGCTGA
- a CDS encoding S41 family peptidase gives MTHTNLPSRLAGALALLAVAAMPAFAQTTASRITPGDATASAGEDVFRSTLEAISTLHMSAPSDSALWERAIDGLIEGLDDPYAEVFTPAEVAAFEEQNTGNYAGIGIQITELNDMVTVTAVFNATPADDMGMQEGDVIVEIDGVDARDFTTDSVSKVVRGTPGTQVTVKVERAGYDQPIPFELTRAEVHVPTVRSGAFDDGLAYVVMDRFARGAVQEMDSVLREYPAMNGLIIDLRGNPGGYLDEALMLSDLFLSPGQKLASTRSRTPGRTGEPTEESWDDRVPPRIPDVPMVVLVDEFSASASEILAGALQDHDRALVVGQRSFGKGLVQTVMPLPHGRQLRLTTGEWLTPLGRSLHRPRASDGRPLPEDVDTFPRIQSELGRDLVAVGGIFPDVPVADDTLTLAERDLLQAAVDAEVPLPLRIAEFGFAEAQALNGAGQAPTLREQPFQAFLDQLVSDGLEQSLLEADGVEDYLRWRASLSVADRMADLGARAEFLQSRDPVLREAVQLLRGAASQSALYAAAARVVEAQSTGDPGAH, from the coding sequence ATGACGCACACGAACCTCCCGAGCCGCCTCGCCGGCGCCCTGGCCCTGCTCGCGGTCGCGGCGATGCCCGCCTTCGCCCAGACGACCGCTTCGCGGATCACACCGGGCGACGCCACGGCCTCGGCCGGAGAGGACGTCTTCCGCAGCACCCTCGAGGCGATCTCGACGCTGCACATGAGCGCGCCCTCCGATTCCGCGCTCTGGGAGCGGGCCATCGACGGGCTGATCGAGGGCCTCGACGACCCCTACGCCGAGGTGTTCACCCCGGCCGAGGTGGCCGCGTTCGAGGAGCAGAACACCGGCAACTACGCGGGCATCGGGATCCAGATCACCGAGCTCAACGACATGGTGACCGTCACCGCCGTGTTCAACGCCACCCCCGCCGACGACATGGGCATGCAGGAGGGCGACGTGATCGTGGAGATCGACGGGGTGGACGCCCGCGACTTCACGACCGACTCGGTGTCGAAGGTGGTTCGGGGGACTCCGGGCACGCAGGTCACGGTGAAGGTGGAGCGCGCCGGCTACGACCAGCCGATCCCCTTCGAGTTGACGCGTGCGGAAGTGCATGTGCCGACGGTGCGGTCCGGCGCCTTCGACGACGGACTCGCCTACGTGGTGATGGATCGCTTCGCCCGCGGGGCCGTGCAGGAGATGGACTCCGTGCTGCGCGAGTACCCGGCCATGAACGGGCTGATCATCGATCTGCGCGGCAACCCCGGCGGCTACCTCGACGAGGCGCTGATGCTGTCCGACCTCTTCCTCTCGCCCGGCCAGAAACTGGCGAGCACCCGCTCGCGCACCCCGGGCCGCACCGGGGAGCCCACCGAGGAATCGTGGGACGACCGCGTGCCGCCGCGCATTCCCGACGTGCCGATGGTGGTGCTGGTCGACGAGTTCTCGGCGTCGGCGTCGGAGATTCTCGCCGGGGCACTCCAGGATCACGACCGCGCCCTCGTGGTCGGGCAGCGTTCGTTCGGCAAGGGCCTCGTGCAGACGGTCATGCCGCTGCCGCACGGTCGCCAGCTCCGACTGACCACGGGTGAGTGGCTCACCCCGCTGGGTCGGTCGCTGCACCGCCCGCGGGCCAGCGACGGCCGTCCCCTTCCCGAAGACGTCGACACCTTCCCGCGGATTCAGTCCGAGCTCGGGCGCGATCTGGTGGCCGTGGGGGGCATCTTCCCCGACGTGCCGGTCGCCGACGACACCCTCACCCTGGCCGAGCGCGATCTGCTGCAGGCCGCGGTCGACGCCGAAGTGCCGCTGCCGCTGAGGATCGCCGAGTTCGGCTTCGCCGAGGCGCAGGCGCTCAACGGTGCCGGACAGGCGCCCACCCTGCGCGAGCAGCCCTTCCAGGCGTTTCTCGACCAGCTGGTGAGCGACGGGCTCGAGCAGTCGCTGCTCGAGGCCGACGGTGTGGAGGACTACCTGCGGTGGCGCGCCTCGCTGAGCGTGGCCGACCGCATGGCCGACCTGGGTGCCCGCGCCGAGTTCCTGCAGTCGCGCGACCCCGTGCTCCGCGAAGCGGTGCAGCTGTTGCGCGGGGCGGCGTCGCAGTCCGCCCTCTACGCGGCTGCGGCCCGCGTGGTCGAGGCCCAGTCGACGGGTGATCCCGGGGCGCACTGA